The following are encoded together in the Candidatus Thorarchaeota archaeon genome:
- a CDS encoding 50S ribosomal protein L37e: MGKGTPSKGKKNNPHHIRCRRCGRRSYHVRHKRCAACGYGVSSRLRSYNWAHKKVWGARVRG; this comes from the coding sequence ATGGGTAAGGGAACACCGTCAAAGGGTAAGAAGAACAATCCGCACCACATCAGATGCCGACGCTGCGGCAGAAGGTCCTATCATGTCAGGCACAAGAGGTGCGCTGCGTGCGGCTACGGTGTGTCAAGCAGACTGCGGAGCTACAACTGGGCCCACAAGAAGGTCTGGGGCGCACGCGTTCGAGGCTAG
- a CDS encoding RNA-binding protein has translation MELLQKSIGAQILVELKGRKKLKGRLRGYDQHLNLILETAEEISVDETSEKAEPINTVIVRGDNVILVSPPPKEPTKE, from the coding sequence ATGGAGCTCCTCCAGAAGTCCATTGGTGCTCAGATACTTGTGGAACTGAAGGGAAGAAAGAAGCTCAAAGGACGCCTGCGCGGATACGATCAGCATCTGAATCTAATACTGGAAACAGCTGAGGAGATCTCAGTCGATGAGACCTCTGAGAAGGCTGAGCCGATCAATACTGTGATTGTGCGTGGTGACAACGTGATTCTCGTGTCACCGCCACCCAAAGAACCCACAAAGGAGTAG
- a CDS encoding DUF1947 domain-containing protein produces MPKIERIKKRHLMKIKEQKDLLDQLSRDLDTPITASKEWRIEEGELEDGSRVFLSDGVILFFESSGRMLPTLRVLLDGAVRIPEVAVDMGAVRFVTNGADVMRPGVTRISDGIARDSAVAIVDERHGKPLAVGISIMSSEEMRAATSGKVVINRHYVGDPYWEFGKA; encoded by the coding sequence ATGCCCAAGATTGAACGCATCAAGAAGCGCCACCTGATGAAGATCAAGGAACAGAAGGACCTTCTGGACCAACTGAGCCGAGACCTAGACACCCCCATAACCGCCTCAAAAGAGTGGCGGATTGAAGAAGGTGAGCTTGAAGACGGTTCGAGAGTGTTTCTGTCAGACGGTGTAATCCTGTTCTTTGAGTCCTCGGGACGAATGCTGCCCACACTGAGGGTTCTGCTTGATGGCGCAGTGCGAATCCCTGAGGTCGCAGTTGACATGGGTGCTGTGCGTTTTGTCACTAACGGTGCAGATGTCATGCGTCCGGGCGTTACCAGAATAAGCGATGGTATTGCCCGAGACTCTGCAGTGGCTATTGTCGATGAAAGGCACGGCAAACCGTTGGCAGTCGGTATCTCAATCATGAGTAGCGAAGAGATGCGCGCGGCCACATCAGGAAAGGTGGTCATCAACAGACACTACGTGGGGGACCCGTATTGGGAATTTGGCAAGGCGTAG
- a CDS encoding DEAD/DEAH box helicase, with product MSEKKACDGPTRLRENIKALANRYAVEILRTLSPSPGGIIPELSWEDVVIGVLRLSGYSGLTKKRTAGKTREQADFEEAKQRITSGGTLYDSMKKLVAAGYIQATGESGKKNRRFRITYEGRLALAAISTLQGEVRTDTEMRSAATLLLKHKNFIRLLPAQERFLEEVGEVRGNLLIQMPPGSGKTFLAMMVVLNRLEKGFRCLYVSPYLSLTRQIIDEYGELLNKIGYTYIRYDGQSEVAQEDLEHAHLVVGIYESVLNSILEGQRWTEGLSLVVIDELPELSSQTEEVHAYNLGTDRSAKIDYVISFLKQRAQLIALSSRFGETERVAEWLNASIFRPSVRLTPDEFTVRVVENGTEILSSDGTQRYRSKFTNLTDAVLEHIRPDDEKSLLFVAGSRAGAEMLAASLAKRRPLKIAPEVIEMIMGKGDLLPAASRLKDLLEKGVAFHHAGLDADLRGRLETAIRMGAVKTVASTTGITSGTSFPFDSVILMLTPWSGVGFNLTRSRYLQIAGRIGEYHLSEHGGTVYVVYHPPIRQFDSIEKLQSVLLHGPIEPIVPEMMDPSLFTSVVVREAARQQRFTRDGLEESVLTIVAGTLAAAVIDDHAQRTREQFNKLFRWLEQQGHIVLDQTEYQLAEEERVAIDSGLGLFDLIGIRDRLKVLGENPDTKVMLEVVLATRLVQSARPRTVIPSQIEMDMAGLEEIEKWYMDSVEKRTALKELVLHGWVSEKGVAEVITSAVTQKADSAEDKLTIGDIDEGDLSTLVQLASDTATSISQFLDRTRRERLARRFKTLSRQLRYGCKEDMGESDLFELRISDERGITRGLLRSEARTLFEHGYKTIDEIVHRDIDPSRSDLARDRFARNCGLDSVMAKTVYRAALDVVRTRAGKRR from the coding sequence ATGTCAGAGAAGAAGGCTTGCGATGGACCAACAAGACTCCGTGAGAACATCAAGGCCCTCGCAAACAGATATGCTGTCGAAATCCTGCGGACTCTTAGTCCGAGCCCCGGTGGCATAATACCTGAGTTGAGCTGGGAAGATGTTGTCATCGGCGTTCTCAGGCTTTCAGGGTACTCGGGACTGACAAAGAAAAGGACTGCCGGCAAGACACGAGAGCAGGCGGACTTCGAGGAGGCAAAGCAGAGGATAACTTCCGGTGGTACACTCTACGACAGCATGAAGAAGCTGGTAGCCGCAGGCTACATACAAGCGACTGGAGAGAGTGGGAAGAAGAATCGGCGGTTCAGAATAACCTACGAGGGACGACTTGCTCTGGCCGCAATAAGCACTCTCCAGGGCGAAGTGAGAACTGACACAGAAATGCGGTCGGCTGCAACCCTGCTTCTGAAACATAAGAACTTCATCAGACTGCTGCCTGCACAGGAGAGGTTCCTCGAAGAGGTGGGGGAGGTGAGAGGCAACCTTCTCATACAGATGCCGCCCGGCTCAGGAAAGACCTTTCTAGCGATGATGGTCGTCCTGAACCGACTTGAGAAGGGGTTTCGCTGCCTCTACGTAAGCCCCTACCTGTCCCTGACCAGACAGATAATTGATGAGTATGGCGAGTTACTGAACAAGATAGGCTACACATACATCAGATATGACGGCCAATCAGAAGTGGCTCAGGAGGACTTGGAGCACGCGCATCTTGTTGTTGGAATATACGAGTCTGTGCTGAACTCAATTCTGGAGGGACAGAGATGGACAGAGGGACTCTCTCTTGTGGTCATCGACGAACTGCCAGAGCTCTCTTCTCAGACAGAGGAGGTCCATGCCTACAACCTCGGTACGGACAGAAGTGCTAAGATCGACTATGTCATCTCGTTTCTGAAACAGAGAGCTCAGCTCATAGCATTGTCATCCAGATTCGGAGAGACAGAGAGGGTTGCAGAGTGGCTGAATGCGAGTATATTCAGGCCAAGTGTGCGATTGACTCCAGACGAGTTTACAGTCAGGGTGGTCGAGAATGGCACAGAAATCCTCAGCAGTGATGGGACTCAGAGATACAGGAGCAAGTTCACAAATCTGACCGATGCAGTGCTTGAGCACATTCGACCTGATGACGAGAAGTCGCTTCTGTTTGTCGCAGGGTCAAGAGCTGGCGCAGAGATGCTCGCGGCGAGTCTTGCCAAGAGACGACCTCTGAAGATTGCACCAGAGGTCATTGAGATGATTATGGGCAAGGGTGACCTCTTACCTGCTGCAAGCCGTCTGAAGGACTTGCTTGAGAAAGGTGTAGCATTCCATCATGCAGGACTTGACGCGGACTTGCGAGGACGCCTCGAAACTGCAATCAGAATGGGGGCTGTGAAGACCGTCGCATCAACAACTGGAATCACATCAGGCACTAGTTTCCCATTCGATTCGGTGATACTCATGCTGACGCCATGGTCGGGAGTGGGCTTCAACCTCACAAGGTCAAGGTATCTTCAGATCGCAGGGAGGATAGGCGAGTATCATCTGAGCGAGCATGGTGGAACAGTATATGTCGTCTACCATCCTCCAATCAGGCAGTTTGACAGCATCGAGAAGCTGCAGAGTGTGCTCCTGCACGGGCCTATCGAGCCGATTGTACCGGAGATGATGGACCCGTCACTCTTTACCAGTGTCGTTGTGAGGGAGGCCGCAAGACAGCAGAGGTTCACACGAGATGGCCTCGAGGAATCGGTACTGACCATTGTGGCTGGCACTCTCGCTGCTGCTGTGATTGATGACCATGCACAGCGCACAAGGGAGCAGTTCAACAAGCTCTTCAGGTGGTTGGAGCAACAGGGACACATAGTCCTCGATCAGACGGAGTACCAGTTAGCAGAGGAAGAACGTGTAGCAATAGACTCCGGGCTGGGTCTGTTCGACCTGATAGGAATAAGGGACAGGCTTAAGGTTCTTGGCGAGAACCCAGACACAAAGGTCATGCTAGAAGTGGTCCTTGCAACACGACTCGTGCAGTCTGCAAGACCCAGAACCGTCATTCCATCTCAGATAGAGATGGACATGGCGGGATTGGAGGAGATTGAGAAGTGGTACATGGACAGTGTGGAGAAGCGAACAGCCCTTAAGGAGTTGGTGCTACACGGATGGGTTTCGGAGAAGGGAGTCGCTGAAGTGATTACATCAGCAGTGACCCAGAAGGCAGACTCTGCAGAGGACAAGCTCACAATCGGCGACATAGATGAGGGAGACCTTTCTACACTTGTACAGCTAGCAAGTGATACGGCCACTAGTATCTCCCAGTTTCTTGATAGGACGAGAAGGGAGCGGCTGGCGCGGAGATTCAAGACGCTATCCAGACAACTCAGGTATGGATGCAAGGAGGACATGGGTGAGTCGGACCTCTTTGAACTCAGGATATCAGATGAGCGAGGCATAACAAGGGGACTGTTGAGAAGCGAGGCGAGGACGCTATTCGAACATGGTTACAAGACCATTGACGAGATTGTACACAGAGACATAGACCCCTCAAGATCAGACCTTGCACGGGACAGGTTCGCACGTAATTGTGGACTCGACTCCGTCATGGCAAAGACAGTGTATAGAGCAGCTCTGGACGTGGTCAGGACGAGAGCCGGGAAGAGGCGATGA
- a CDS encoding cell division protein SepF, which produces MRYVFRRSKDAARTEESPTVRSTSMGLFAPSVEAARADPMREQKRLSELDAIFIRSKRLESLDDVPFVVNEVRDGNIVLLDITRLNKGDAQSHLELKRIIERIRGATRAFSADIALVNDGCVIVTPSFVKM; this is translated from the coding sequence ATGAGGTATGTCTTCAGACGTAGCAAGGATGCAGCCCGTACAGAAGAGTCCCCAACAGTCCGTTCGACCAGCATGGGACTGTTCGCCCCTTCGGTGGAGGCCGCCAGGGCAGACCCTATGCGGGAGCAGAAACGGCTGTCCGAACTGGATGCGATATTCATCCGGTCCAAGCGTCTTGAGTCACTGGATGATGTTCCATTCGTGGTCAACGAGGTACGTGATGGGAATATCGTTCTGCTTGACATAACTCGCCTGAACAAGGGCGATGCTCAGAGCCATCTTGAGCTGAAGCGGATAATCGAAAGGATTCGCGGAGCAACACGCGCTTTCAGTGCGGACATTGCATTGGTGAATGACGGCTGTGTGATTGTCACCCCGTCATTTGTGAAGATGTAG
- a CDS encoding beta-CASP ribonuclease aCPSF1: MGSEESESVYTDVRDALMKALPRSAAISSVEYEGPEIAIYSKAPKILLDDGDAIKALARKMRKRIVVRSAPEVRLPHEEAEKNVRELVPAEAEITAIDFDDSRGEVIIEAQKPGLVIGRSGITLREITRQTFWRPTVQRTPPIESKLIKQIRLIMQAEAAARNKAMRDIGRRIHRATLIDNGWIRLTALGGFREVGRQCMLLQTSESNVIIDMGVNVGAPARAFPRLDMPEISFEEIDAVIISHAHLDHCGMVPFLFKYGYRGPVYMTAPTLNLATLLQLDYLDVAEREGKLRPYRDRDVRQAVIHTVPLSYGEVTDIAPDVRLTLHNAGHILGSSIVHLHVGDGQYNLAYTGDFKFGRTRLLEPATFTFPRLEALIVESTYGHPTDKMPPRQEVERKFAMIIKKVIERGGKVLIPVLAVGRAQEIMLVIEDLVSKKRIPKVPVYIEGMIADATAIHTTHPEALSKKIREMIFHQGVNPFLNEIFVQVDSAEQRESIANGEPCIIMATSGMLAGGPSVEYFRLLAPDEKNAIIFVSYQGESTLGRRIQKGWKEAQMRTRDGQVLVVPVNMTVETVEGFSGHSDRKQILNFIKRITPQPEKILTCHGEASKCLNLASAIHKSLNIDTRSLMVTESIKLR, from the coding sequence ATGGGTTCTGAAGAGAGTGAGAGCGTCTACACAGATGTGCGCGATGCGCTGATGAAAGCACTGCCCCGTTCGGCAGCAATCAGTTCGGTGGAGTACGAAGGACCAGAGATAGCAATCTACTCCAAGGCACCGAAGATACTACTTGACGACGGAGATGCAATCAAGGCTCTGGCACGAAAGATGCGGAAACGGATTGTAGTCAGGTCTGCACCAGAAGTCAGACTGCCTCACGAGGAAGCAGAGAAGAACGTCAGGGAACTGGTCCCTGCGGAGGCAGAGATAACTGCAATTGACTTTGATGACTCAAGGGGCGAGGTGATAATCGAGGCCCAGAAACCAGGGCTGGTGATTGGTCGTAGCGGTATCACGCTCCGTGAGATAACACGTCAGACATTCTGGCGTCCGACTGTGCAGAGGACACCGCCAATCGAGAGCAAGCTCATAAAGCAGATCAGGCTCATCATGCAGGCAGAGGCCGCAGCAAGAAACAAGGCAATGCGCGATATCGGCCGCAGGATTCACAGGGCTACTCTGATAGATAACGGCTGGATTCGACTCACTGCACTCGGAGGCTTCCGCGAGGTTGGTCGCCAGTGTATGCTGCTTCAGACCTCTGAGAGCAATGTGATAATTGACATGGGCGTCAACGTGGGAGCACCAGCAAGAGCATTTCCACGTCTTGACATGCCAGAGATCAGTTTCGAGGAGATTGACGCAGTCATCATCAGCCACGCACATCTCGACCACTGTGGGATGGTGCCGTTCCTATTCAAGTACGGATACAGAGGACCTGTCTACATGACTGCACCCACTCTCAATCTGGCCACGTTGCTGCAACTGGACTACCTTGACGTGGCAGAGAGAGAAGGCAAGCTGAGACCCTATCGCGACAGGGACGTCAGGCAGGCGGTCATCCACACGGTGCCTCTGTCCTACGGAGAGGTCACGGACATAGCACCAGATGTCCGACTCACACTCCATAATGCTGGCCACATACTTGGCTCGTCAATCGTTCACCTGCATGTCGGCGACGGGCAGTACAACTTGGCCTACACGGGCGACTTCAAGTTTGGCCGGACTCGGCTTCTCGAACCTGCCACGTTCACATTTCCAAGACTCGAAGCACTCATAGTCGAGAGCACTTATGGTCATCCAACCGATAAGATGCCGCCAAGGCAGGAAGTAGAACGTAAGTTCGCGATGATAATCAAGAAAGTCATTGAGCGCGGAGGGAAGGTACTGATACCGGTTCTTGCTGTGGGACGCGCACAGGAGATCATGCTCGTGATTGAGGACTTGGTGTCAAAGAAACGAATACCGAAGGTACCCGTGTACATAGAGGGGATGATAGCTGATGCTACAGCAATTCACACCACTCACCCGGAGGCGCTCAGCAAGAAAATTCGGGAGATGATATTCCACCAGGGTGTGAATCCCTTCCTGAATGAGATATTCGTTCAAGTCGACAGCGCAGAACAGAGAGAGTCGATAGCGAATGGTGAACCATGCATAATCATGGCGACATCCGGTATGCTTGCGGGAGGACCAAGTGTCGAGTACTTCAGACTGCTCGCACCAGACGAGAAGAATGCGATAATCTTCGTGTCATATCAGGGAGAGTCCACGCTTGGTCGAAGGATTCAGAAGGGCTGGAAGGAGGCCCAGATGCGTACTCGCGACGGCCAGGTCTTGGTTGTTCCTGTGAACATGACCGTGGAGACCGTCGAGGGGTTCTCAGGACACTCTGACAGGAAGCAGATTCTGAACTTCATAAAGAGGATTACCCCGCAGCCGGAGAAGATACTCACCTGCCATGGGGAGGCCTCCAAGTGCCTGAACCTGGCATCTGCCATCCATAAGTCACTCAACATAGACACAAGGTCACTGATGGTGACAGAGAGCATCAAGCTGCGGTAG
- the psmB gene encoding archaeal proteasome endopeptidase complex subunit beta, whose protein sequence is MPTHGLAPVDTRAVQVVALCAFCARVPHCRPLRNLYYDSAERFHITSSPTHRLISRKSVKLEQQTQPATELKTGTTTVGLVAKDCVVLASDQRATMGYLIANKTAKKIYKITDRIGATIAGSVADAQAMMDLLKAEAKLFEIERGKPIRVKALTKLLSNILFQGRGMYLLQCLVGGFDEEGPQVFYTDFIGSVLPDKFTATGSGSPYALGVLESGYKDDLPKKKAIELAVRAVAAAIERDAASGNSILVSVIDKEGYQEVDRDTILKIWKGE, encoded by the coding sequence ATGCCGACACACGGACTTGCCCCAGTCGACACTCGCGCAGTTCAAGTGGTAGCCCTCTGTGCGTTCTGTGCACGAGTCCCGCATTGTCGTCCACTGAGAAACCTTTATTACGACTCTGCAGAGCGGTTTCATATCACTAGTTCTCCTACACACCGACTAATCAGCAGGAAGTCAGTCAAATTGGAGCAGCAAACACAACCGGCAACAGAGTTGAAGACCGGAACTACAACGGTGGGCTTAGTTGCAAAGGACTGTGTTGTGTTGGCCAGTGACCAACGGGCCACAATGGGATACCTGATTGCAAACAAGACCGCCAAGAAGATCTACAAGATCACTGACAGAATCGGCGCCACAATCGCAGGTTCTGTAGCGGATGCACAGGCCATGATGGACCTGCTCAAGGCCGAGGCCAAGCTGTTCGAGATAGAACGCGGAAAGCCAATCAGGGTCAAGGCTCTGACGAAGCTTCTGAGCAACATCCTCTTCCAAGGCAGAGGGATGTACCTGCTGCAGTGTCTTGTAGGAGGCTTTGATGAGGAGGGTCCGCAGGTCTTCTATACGGACTTCATCGGATCTGTCCTTCCTGACAAGTTCACCGCCACTGGATCTGGGTCGCCATATGCACTCGGCGTACTCGAGTCCGGTTACAAGGATGACCTTCCAAAGAAGAAGGCCATCGAGCTGGCCGTAAGAGCGGTCGCTGCGGCAATCGAGAGAGACGCGGCTTCGGGCAACTCAATCTTGGTGAGCGTGATTGACAAGGAAGGGTACCAGGAAGTCGACAGGGACACTATCCTCAAGATCTGGAAAGGCGAATAG
- a CDS encoding FKBP-type peptidyl-prolyl cis-trans isomerase has protein sequence MTEQETPKETKAKKSATKKPTRKEETQGAVERAETEGTVSKGSLIYLDYVGRTKEDGQVFDLTLEDVAKAEGIYKEDSRYEPILVAVGWNWLLGAIEDELVGMKVGESKRIEVPPEKGAGPKDPKKVKMIPKMKLAKHGVKGYVGEKVKFGQEEGVITLSVGRTCRVDFNSPLAGQTLVFDVTVRGIVSDVQEKLKAIVKRRIPILPDDKYSVTLDGDTITVELPKESRYIDGVQYAEIGIAKDCLQVHEKAKQVKVVVTFDRPEENKTSHPTEETS, from the coding sequence ATGACCGAGCAGGAAACCCCTAAGGAAACCAAGGCCAAGAAATCTGCGACCAAGAAGCCAACTCGAAAGGAGGAGACGCAAGGCGCAGTGGAAAGGGCAGAGACCGAGGGCACCGTGTCCAAGGGCAGTCTAATCTACCTCGATTATGTTGGCAGGACAAAGGAGGACGGTCAGGTATTCGACCTGACACTGGAGGATGTAGCCAAGGCGGAGGGTATCTACAAGGAGGACAGCAGGTACGAACCCATCCTCGTAGCGGTGGGCTGGAATTGGCTGCTTGGAGCCATTGAGGATGAGCTTGTTGGAATGAAGGTTGGCGAGAGTAAGAGAATTGAGGTTCCTCCAGAGAAAGGAGCTGGACCCAAGGACCCGAAGAAGGTCAAGATGATACCCAAGATGAAACTCGCCAAGCACGGCGTCAAGGGGTACGTCGGAGAGAAAGTGAAGTTTGGTCAAGAAGAGGGAGTGATCACTCTGTCAGTGGGCAGGACTTGTCGGGTAGACTTCAACAGTCCTCTTGCCGGTCAGACACTCGTGTTTGATGTGACTGTGCGAGGGATAGTCAGCGACGTACAGGAGAAACTCAAGGCCATTGTCAAGAGGCGCATCCCAATACTGCCAGACGACAAGTATTCAGTCACGCTTGACGGGGACACAATCACTGTGGAGCTACCGAAGGAGAGTCGCTACATCGATGGTGTCCAGTATGCTGAGATTGGCATTGCAAAGGACTGCCTTCAAGTCCACGAGAAGGCCAAGCAGGTGAAGGTCGTAGTCACATTTGACAGACCTGAGGAGAACAAGACATCACATCCGACTGAAGAGACCTCCTGA
- a CDS encoding methyltransferase: protein MLRSDDLEIVTFPNVYPPSEDSYLLCDSIEATPGDTLLDVGCGTGLIALSATKVARYVLALDISLEAVRNTSSNARANRIDSCFGVVQSDLLGALRSSQRFSIIAFNPPYLPADGLTSSLDCALIGGETGTEVTIRLINQAVGHLTDGGCLYVVVSSLARPDAIMDYMRKQSLAPEVVAEANLFFEHLQVLRGRRLSQAALGAERGLVNA, encoded by the coding sequence ATGTTGAGATCGGATGACCTCGAGATTGTGACCTTTCCCAATGTGTATCCTCCTTCCGAGGACTCGTATCTCCTGTGCGACTCGATTGAAGCAACCCCCGGCGACACGTTACTCGACGTGGGATGTGGGACCGGTCTCATAGCTCTCTCCGCGACCAAGGTGGCAAGGTACGTTCTTGCTCTGGACATATCCCTTGAAGCCGTGCGCAACACCTCCTCGAATGCACGGGCAAACAGGATTGACAGTTGTTTCGGGGTTGTTCAGTCGGACCTACTCGGGGCACTCCGGTCCAGCCAGCGTTTTTCCATAATCGCCTTCAATCCACCATATCTGCCTGCAGACGGACTGACATCATCCCTTGACTGTGCCCTGATAGGTGGAGAGACTGGCACAGAAGTAACGATTCGGCTCATCAATCAGGCGGTCGGACATCTTACGGATGGTGGATGCCTCTATGTGGTGGTGTCTTCACTTGCTCGTCCTGACGCCATCATGGACTACATGAGAAAGCAGTCGCTGGCTCCAGAAGTCGTGGCAGAGGCCAATCTCTTCTTCGAGCATCTTCAGGTACTGAGAGGACGAAGACTCTCACAGGCCGCCCTCGGTGCGGAGAGAGGTCTTGTCAACGCGTAG
- the rsmA gene encoding ribosomal RNA small subunit methyltransferase A: protein MSFLHSASIASTLRKYGVTPRKKYGQSFLTDVTVAQRMVDAAALAAKDRVLEIGGGLGMLTQQIAPAVEHLYVVEIDEGLVRALKDRFRNTPSVEIILGDALRVDLPQVNKVISNLPYSISSEVTFRILNEIDFELAILMYQREFADRILAKPGSREYSRLSIDVQYLAVAESVTSVPATKFYPKPAVDSTVLKLTKRRDGPLARNRATFYQLVHAIYSYPNKQLRKSLGIWFTNLGLDRELADTVISRCKKRFHGEERIRTLTLEDLVTLADEVSQMIDEGLLPQLE, encoded by the coding sequence GTGAGCTTTCTGCACAGCGCAAGCATTGCCTCTACACTACGCAAGTATGGGGTCACACCAAGGAAGAAGTATGGTCAGAGTTTCTTGACCGATGTGACCGTGGCACAGAGGATGGTCGATGCTGCAGCACTGGCGGCTAAGGACAGAGTGCTTGAGATTGGCGGCGGGCTGGGGATGCTCACCCAGCAGATTGCACCTGCAGTGGAACATCTCTATGTTGTGGAGATAGACGAAGGACTGGTGAGAGCTCTGAAGGACAGGTTTCGAAACACACCCTCAGTGGAGATCATACTTGGAGATGCCCTCAGAGTCGATTTGCCCCAAGTCAATAAGGTGATCTCCAACCTCCCATATAGCATATCATCCGAGGTCACCTTCAGAATACTGAATGAGATTGACTTTGAACTGGCAATACTGATGTATCAACGTGAGTTCGCAGACAGAATACTGGCCAAGCCCGGTTCCCGGGAGTACTCGCGTCTATCGATTGATGTGCAGTATCTGGCGGTGGCAGAGTCGGTCACGAGTGTGCCTGCCACTAAGTTCTATCCCAAGCCGGCGGTGGACTCAACTGTGCTGAAACTGACCAAGAGGAGGGATGGCCCACTTGCCCGAAACCGGGCAACATTCTATCAGCTTGTGCATGCCATCTACTCCTATCCCAACAAGCAGCTCAGAAAGTCACTTGGCATCTGGTTCACCAACTTGGGACTAGACCGAGAGCTGGCCGACACAGTAATCAGCAGGTGCAAGAAGCGCTTCCATGGGGAGGAACGAATCAGAACGTTGACCCTAGAAGACCTTGTGACTCTTGCAGATGAGGTCAGCCAAATGATTGACGAGGGACTGCTGCCTCAACTGGAGTGA
- a CDS encoding DUF655 domain-containing protein, with amino-acid sequence MHNGRTDCQERGTMEGAQNRRYESHAYVLAVVPPKSYLRDSRSRGMTVVQAIGETHLTLLELLPKRGVRIHAQERVGIDRASMDKIERFLRRISYEDLAPEAAAELPLVVEMLVTKHEMKYVQFFNEAQPITTRMHSLQLLPGIGQTLMWAILEERKKEPFKNFDDIAQRTKLSNPKKVVTARIIQELQEDVKRWLFVRPPPQDDDRERSR; translated from the coding sequence ATGCACAACGGACGGACCGATTGTCAGGAGCGTGGAACCATGGAAGGTGCTCAGAATAGGCGGTACGAGTCACACGCATATGTCCTGGCAGTGGTACCTCCGAAATCATACCTTAGAGACTCCCGATCCAGAGGTATGACGGTAGTTCAAGCGATTGGCGAAACACATCTCACCTTGCTGGAGCTGTTACCCAAAAGAGGTGTGCGAATACACGCCCAAGAGCGAGTTGGCATAGACAGGGCATCGATGGACAAGATTGAACGATTCCTCCGCAGAATAAGCTACGAGGATCTGGCACCTGAGGCTGCGGCAGAACTACCTCTCGTCGTGGAGATGTTAGTCACCAAACATGAGATGAAATACGTCCAGTTCTTCAATGAGGCTCAACCAATCACAACCCGTATGCACTCGCTCCAGCTGCTACCGGGAATTGGGCAGACACTCATGTGGGCCATATTGGAGGAGAGAAAGAAGGAGCCCTTCAAGAACTTCGACGATATCGCTCAGCGAACCAAGCTTTCAAACCCCAAGAAGGTGGTGACTGCACGGATAATCCAAGAACTGCAGGAAGATGTGAAGCGTTGGTTATTCGTGAGGCCCCCGCCGCAGGACGACGATAGAGAAAGGTCTAGGTGA
- a CDS encoding 50S ribosomal protein L21e — protein MVKNSHGFRCRTRGLMSKNIRRKGLSPLSSLLRDYQSGQRVDIVIDPGFHKGMPHKRFHGRTGVVTGTRGRAVLVDVAVGKTMKTLIIRPEHLRPSRG, from the coding sequence ATGGTCAAGAACAGCCACGGATTCCGCTGTCGCACGCGAGGCCTGATGTCTAAGAACATTAGGAGGAAGGGACTGAGCCCCCTCAGTTCACTTCTACGGGACTATCAGTCAGGTCAACGCGTAGACATCGTGATAGACCCCGGATTCCACAAGGGGATGCCCCATAAGAGATTTCACGGACGGACAGGCGTGGTCACTGGCACCAGAGGACGAGCAGTTCTTGTTGACGTTGCGGTGGGGAAGACCATGAAGACCTTGATCATTCGCCCTGAACACCTTCGCCCCAGCAGAGGCTGA